From Erinaceus europaeus chromosome 9, mEriEur2.1, whole genome shotgun sequence, one genomic window encodes:
- the LOC103124381 gene encoding LOW QUALITY PROTEIN: acidic leucine-rich nuclear phosphoprotein 32 family member A (The sequence of the model RefSeq protein was modified relative to this genomic sequence to represent the inferred CDS: inserted 4 bases in 4 codons; substituted 2 bases at 2 genomic stop codons), which yields MDKDKHIHLELQKQTPSHMKELVLDNCRSFEGKIRXLTEEFEELEFLSMINLDLTSITNMPKLNKLKKIELSDNRIXGGLDVLAEKLLNRTHINLSCNXKHLSTADPLKKLESLMSLDLFNCEVTDLNXESVFKLLLQLMNLDSYGXHNTEAPXERLNNEEDDTDTPTTPVEEEEDVSGEEEEEEGDVEGEEKEGERKGEEEGRSGRRNRKGKGGRGGREEEREGRGEGEEEDKGPGEEDKGQKQKGEPEEESEEDD from the exons ATGGACAAGGACAAGCACATTCACCTGGAGCTACAGAAACAGACGCCCTCTCACATGAAAGAGCTTGTGCTGGACAACTGTCGCTCCTTCGAGGGCAAGATCA ACCTCACAGAGGAGTTTGAGGAACTGGAGTTCCTGAGCATGATCAACTTGGACCTCACCTCCATCACCAACATGCCAAAACTCAACAAGCTCAAGAAGATTGAATTAAGTGACAACAGAATCTAAGGGGGCCTGGACGTATTGGCAGAAAAATTGCTGAACCGCACACATATAAATTTAAGCTGCA AAAAACACCTCAGCACAGCAGATCCATTGAAGAAGTTAGAAAGCCTAA tgagcttAGACCTCTTCAACTGTGAAGTGACCGATCTGA AAGAAAGCGTGTTTAAGCTCCTCCTGCAGCTCATGAACCTTGACAGCTATGGCTAGCACAACACAGAGGCCC TGGAGAGGCTGAACAATGAGGAGGATGACACGGACACTCCCACCACCcctgtagaggaggaggaggatgtgagtggagaggaggaggaagaggaa ggggacgtggagggagaggagaaggagggggagaggaaaggggaagaggaggggaggagtggAAGGAGgaatagaaaggggaagggaggaagagggggaagggaggaggagagggaagggaggggggagggggaggaggaggacaagggg CCTGGTGAGGAAGATAAGGGCCAAAAGCAGAAGGGAGAGCCTGAAGAGGAGAGTGAAGAGGACGACTAG
- the LOC103124382 gene encoding olfactory receptor 2G3-like, which translates to MEGENVSFPHTVVLLGFSDHPWLQMPLSGLVLVSCMLTLVGNGSIILLSLLDPRLQTPMYFFLDNLSVLDLCVTCITIPQLLSNLWGPDKTITSWGCITQAYLFHLTGCTECALLAVMAFDRYVAICRPLQYTLIMHSWLCVQLAVMAWSSGLANALLQATLTLQLPFCGHHTLDHFFCEVPVLIKMACGDTTANELSLTVGAIPFVLAAPLLVLISYTFITRAVLKLPSAAGRYKALSTCSSHLVVVIMFFGPSIYMYLQPPANNTQAKFMSFFYCVITPVLNPLIYTLRNKDVKRAWQRILQPLLGGVKS; encoded by the coding sequence ATGGAAGGAGAAAATGTGAGTTTCCCACACACAGTTGTCCTCTTGGGCTTCTCTGATCATCCCTGGCTACAGATGCCCCTCTCTGGGCTGGTCTTGGTCTCCTGTATGCTCACCCTGGTGGGAAATGGTTCCATCATCCTCCTGTCCCTGCTGGACCCCAGACTCCagacccccatgtacttcttcctggaCAACCTCTCTGTGTTAGacctttgtgtcacctgcatCACTATACCCCAGCTACTGAGCAACCTCTGGGGACCAGACAAGACAATTACATCCTGGGGATGTATCACCCAGGCCTACCTGTTCCACTTGACAGGGTGCACTGAATGTGCCCTATTGGCCGTGATGGCCTTtgatcgctatgtggccatctgccgGCCCCTGCAATACACACTCATCATGCACTCCTGGCTGTGTGTGCAGCTGGCGGTCATGGCCTGGTCCAGTGGGCTGGCCAATGCTCTGCTCCAAGCCACACTCACCCTCCAGCTGCCATTCTGTGGTCACCACACACTAGACCACTTCTTCTGTGAGGTACCTGTCCTCATCAAGATGGCCTGTGGTGACACCACTGCTAATGAATTGTCTCTGACTGTGGGAGCCATCCCTTTTGTTCTGGCAGCCCCACTGCTGGTGCTCATCTCCTACACATTCATCACCAGAGCTGTGCTCAAGTTACCTTCTGCAGCAGGAAGGTACAAGGCGCTCAGTACTTGCAGCTCCCACCTGGTGGTTGTCATCATGTTCTTTGGGCCTTCCATTTACATGTACCTCCAGCCCCCTGCCAACAATACCCAGGCCAAGTTCATGTCCTTCTTCTACTGTGTCATCACCCCTGTGCTCAATCCCCTCATCTATACTCTGAGAAACAAGGATGTGAAGAGAGCCTGGCAGAGGATCCTGCAACCCCTGCTGGGTGGGGTCAAATCATGA